The nucleotide sequence CTTTGCCTTTGAGTTCAAGTTCTTCACGCAGCGCATTCATCGCCTCTTTGAGGCTATCAAGCTCAAGATCGGGTAAAGTGTCGATCACCTCAGCCGCTTTCAATAAAGCTTCGGCCATCTCCTTAGGCGTTCTCTTTTTAGGAAGCAGCATTTTCGTAGCGCTGGCGTCATAAACGCAATCGCCACCAAAGAAGAAAGAAGCCTTGTCGATGAAGTCTTCAAGCTTGTCGATGCGCTCGTGCATAAGCTCTGCCACCTCTAAAAGCATGTCGTCGCTTAACAAGAGTGCACGTAAATCTTTGACGATTTCTGCGCTTGGTCTCTCTCGTAGGTAAAGCCCGTTGAGCCACGTTAGCTTTTGCATATCAAAAACAGGGCCACCCAAAGAAATACGGCCGAAGTCGAACTCCTTCACCATTTTCTCGACTGTGAATTTCTCTTCACCGTCAGGCATGGTCCAGCCCATCATCCCAAGATAGTTCAGCATTGCAGATGGAAGAAACCCAGCTTCTTTATAGTAGTTGAGGCTCACCGGATTCTTACGCTTGGAGATTTTACTTTTATCCTTATTGCGCAAAAGCGGCATGTGGATAAATTCAGGCGCTTCCCAGGCAAATGCCTGATAAAGCAAAACGTGCTTTGGTGTTGATGAAATCCATTCCTCAGCTCGCATCACATGGCTGATCTTCATCAAATGGTCATCCACC is from Deltaproteobacteria bacterium and encodes:
- a CDS encoding glutamate--tRNA ligase gives rise to the protein VDDHLMKISHVMRAEEWISSTPKHVLLYQAFAWEAPEFIHMPLLRNKDKSKISKRKNPVSLNYYKEAGFLPSAMLNYLGMMGWTMPDGEEKFTVEKMVKEFDFGRISLGGPVFDMQKLTWLNGLYLRERPSAEIVKDLRALLLSDDMLLEVAELMHERIDKLEDFIDKASFFFGGDCVYDASATKMLLPKKRTPKEMAEALLKAAEVIDTLPDLELDSLKEAMNALREELELKGKEFFMPLRIAVTGRKDSPPLFESMVVLGKEKCRRRLRNAANHLKAYKPPAES